A stretch of Deinococcus roseus DNA encodes these proteins:
- a CDS encoding DUF790 family protein, whose translation MLTSDLLQYSLKDGQVRPKLLKITLKNIELAREIIEIFEQHVGLTRRDLSEALQTLEGESTDYRTKRGLAHLLSTEHSTFDPITPLEPIQLRERVFLHAAKMGPIDTHSQQTLTDLAMLLGQELGLVLTPEQIREGLYADLPERHYLTSFEAPVPEDLLDRFNTAQAQGIFYRAYDLKLTAFRNSQAEYKYLFKFLKLFGLMTYIEGDQDTGFTITVDGPTSLFSASTRYGLSMAKLLPALLHVSKWNLTASLKPRSLDLMSGDETLSYTLDSQCGLRSHYKKGQIFDSALEESFAGKWAKAKTEWVLEKEVDLLPIPGSVMIPDFRITHPNGKSYVLEVIGYWRPEYLRRKFQQLRKVDCDNMIIAVSDRLNLGDAGVDMKDLPVKVVFFKGSLQPKAVLELLEV comes from the coding sequence ATGCTGACCAGTGACCTCTTGCAATACTCCCTCAAAGATGGGCAGGTGAGGCCCAAACTCCTCAAGATCACCCTCAAAAACATCGAACTTGCCCGCGAGATCATCGAGATCTTTGAGCAGCATGTGGGCCTGACCAGGCGTGACCTCTCGGAAGCCCTGCAGACCCTGGAAGGCGAGAGCACCGATTACCGCACCAAAAGGGGCCTTGCGCACCTGCTGAGCACCGAACATTCCACCTTTGACCCCATCACCCCTCTGGAACCCATCCAGCTTCGGGAACGGGTGTTCCTGCATGCGGCAAAAATGGGACCGATCGACACCCATTCCCAGCAGACCCTCACTGACCTTGCAATGCTGCTGGGACAGGAACTGGGACTGGTGCTCACGCCAGAACAGATCCGGGAAGGGCTTTATGCAGACCTTCCAGAGCGCCATTACCTGACCAGTTTTGAAGCCCCCGTGCCTGAAGATTTGCTGGACCGTTTCAACACAGCCCAGGCCCAGGGGATTTTTTACCGGGCTTACGACCTGAAACTCACCGCTTTCCGCAACTCCCAGGCCGAATACAAATACCTGTTCAAATTCTTGAAGCTCTTTGGCCTGATGACCTACATTGAAGGCGATCAGGACACCGGATTCACCATCACCGTGGATGGTCCCACCAGCCTGTTTTCGGCCAGCACCCGTTACGGGCTTTCCATGGCCAAACTGCTCCCTGCCCTGTTGCATGTCAGCAAATGGAACCTGACCGCTTCTCTGAAGCCCCGTTCCCTGGATTTGATGTCTGGAGATGAAACCCTGTCCTACACCCTGGATTCCCAGTGTGGGCTGCGCAGCCACTACAAAAAAGGGCAGATTTTTGACAGTGCACTGGAAGAGTCTTTCGCAGGCAAATGGGCGAAAGCCAAAACCGAATGGGTGCTGGAAAAAGAAGTGGATCTGCTTCCCATTCCGGGCAGCGTGATGATCCCCGATTTTCGCATCACCCACCCAAATGGCAAGAGTTACGTGCTGGAAGTGATCGGATACTGGAGGCCCGAGTATTTGCGCCGCAAATTCCAGCAGCTCAGAAAAGTGGACTGCGACAACATGATCATTGCCGTGTCAGACCGCCTGAACCTGGGAGATGCAGGCGTGGACATGAAAGACCTGCCTGTCAAGGTGGTGTTCTTCAAAGGGTCCCTGCAACCGAAAGCCGTGCTGGAGCTGCTGGAGGTGTAA